The following coding sequences are from one Eucalyptus grandis isolate ANBG69807.140 chromosome 11, ASM1654582v1, whole genome shotgun sequence window:
- the LOC104425176 gene encoding oxygen-dependent coproporphyrinogen-III oxidase, chloroplastic — protein MPPMAALSCPAAASSPSLSSIASPSPSSDRAKAPTFSLAFGLRAKPAIPATTFWRPGGIAAPRSPIRCAVSIEKETPETERPETFLREADGGGNGAAAAAAAAAPSSVRARFERMIRDAQDRVCEAIEAADGGGKFKEDVWSRPGGGGGISRVLQDGAVWEKAGVNVSVVYGVMPPEAYRAAKGAASDHKPGPVPFFAAGISSVLHPKNPFAPTLHFNYRYFETDAPKDAPGAPRQWWFGGGTDLTPSYIFEEDVKHFHSVQKNACDKFDSSFYPRFKKWCDDYFYIKHRGERRGLGGIFFDDLNDYDQEMLLAFATECANSVIPAYIPIIEKRKDTPFTEEHKAWQQLRRGRYVEFNLVYDRGTTFGLKTGGRIESILVSLPLTARWEYDHKPEEGSEEWKLLDACINPKEWL, from the exons ATGCCACCGATGGCCGCTCTCTCCtgccccgccgccgcctcctctccctccctctcctccatcgcctccccctccccttcctCCGACCGAGCCAAAGCGCCGACGTTTTCGCTCGCCTTCGGTCTCCGGGCCAAACCCGCGATACCCGCCACGACCTTCTGGCGACCCGGCGGCATTGCCGCCCCACGTTCCCCGATCCGCTGCGCCGTCTCGATCGAGAAGGAGACCCCCGAGACGGAGCGCCCCGAGACGTTCCTCCGCGAGGCGGACGGCGGCGGAAACGGcgcggcggccgcggcggccgCAGCGGCGCCGTCCTCCGTGAGGGCGAGGTTCGAGAGGATGATCAGGGACGCGCAGGACCGGGTGTGCGAGGCGATCGAGGCGGCGGACGGGGGAGGGAAGTTCAAGGAGGACGTGTGGTCGAGGcccggcgggggcggcgggaTCAGCAGGGTGCTGCAGGACGGCGCCGTCTGGGAGAAGGCGGGGGTGAACGTCTCGGTGGTGTACGGGGTGATGCCGCCCGAGGCTTATAGGGCTGCGAAAGGCGCTGCTTCCGATCACAAGCCTGGTCCGGTTCCCTTTTTCGCGGCTGGCATCAGCTCG GTCTTACATCCTAAGAATCCTTTTGCTCCAACGTTGCACTTCAACTATAGATATTTTGAGACTGATGCTCCTAAAG ATGCACCTGGAGCTCCGAGACAATGGTGGTTTGGTGGTGGAACTGATCTTACTCCTTCTTACATCTTTGAGGAGGATGTCAAGCACTTTCATTCG GTTCAAAAGAATGCTTGTGACAAATTCGATTCTTCCTTCTATCCTCGATTCAAGAAATGGTGTGACGATTATTTTTACATCAAG CACCGAGGTGAAAGGAGAGGACTCGGAGGAATCTTTTTTGATGATCTCAATGACTATGATCAGGAGATGCTTCTTGCTTTTGCAACTG AATGTGCCAACAGTGTGATCCCTGCTTATATACCAATcatagaaaagaggaaagacaCACCGTTTACAGAGGAGCACAAGGCATGGCAACAGCTGCGTAGAGGACGCTATGTAGAATTTAACCTG GTTTATGATCGGGGCACAACATTTGGACTGAAGACAGGAGGGCGAATTGAGAGTATCCTTGTTTCTCTTCCATTAACTGCTCGGTGGGAGTATGACCAT AAACCAGAGGAAGGAAGTGAGGAGTGGAAGCTACTAGATGCTTGCATAAACCCAAAAGAATGGCTCTAG